The genomic interval TCTTTTGCCAGTCCAGTTTCAACCAATGTTCGATCAAGGAATGAGATTGCTCCTGCTTCACCTGTGTCTGAAAAACCCGATGATAAAATTTCTGCTGTAGCCAACTTTCAAACAGAATTCAAGGAGAATGAAGTAGAAGCACCTACATGTGACACATTTAATTTGATTATCAAGGTATGTATTCCCTATCTCGATGTGATGACATATTTTACATCACCTTATCAATTAGAAGTTTGGTAAGGATTTGgcaaaataaagttttaaattttaaatctaACTGATTATAACCTtatctcattcttttttcttctcattgaaTTCAGGTTTTCTCAATACAatattttctccatttttttcctGTTGAGTTTAGAATTTATAGCTGAATgtgatttgtatatttattttgtcaCTAACAAAAAGGCTTAAAAAGTATAAGTCTTCAAGTGAAAATGCAATTACATAGTTCTTTGACTTTAGAACTGCTTGTAGCTAAATCAGTACTTTTTATTAGATGCCTTCTCTGGATTtgcatttcaaaacaaaaatatacaatatagtttgtattttttaattgtttatattataaTGCTCCTTGATATTGGAaatcattatgaaaaaaaaatctatgttATGAATTGTGcgtttattttaatatgtcagGACCGTGATGTAAACTTTGAAAAGTAATATGATTATCCTGATTTAATATGTTTTAAAtccttgaataaataaatgcataaatgaacaaataaaaaaatatatattataagtAAGGATTGATAAATGAATGGGTTTATTGAGTGATAGATAgtggataaatgaatgaaaatgaaaaataatgaaaaagttaatgtgaatgagaaaatgaacaaacaaatgattaatgaatgaacgaatgataGAAAATTTTGCAATTCAATAATTAGTATTTTATGAAAGTAATAGCCTACATCATACCGATAAGATTTTGAATGGATTATAACTAGCAGCTTGTTTACTTATCAAAATTGATATTGCTCCTTTAGGTTGAAGGAAAGGTCATAAGGGGAAATCAGTTGCCAGCTTGCATCTTGGAGAAGGTTCGCGAGTGTCCTGGGATCATGAATGCAACAGTCAACCAAGAGGGCACCCTAACAGTGGTCCATGATCCGGGAAGAAAGAGCATGAAGAAATATGTGATGGATCTCATTGCCAAGCTGGGCTATGGGTCAGAAGGAAGCATAGGTAAGTAGTCATGGGTAATCATAATCAagcatttttgacaaaatgtgGAGCTCCTACCATAAATGCACATCCATGTCTCCTATCTTTTTTACATGTAGACTGATAAAGACTCTTTAGACTAATTTGTTCATTTAGTTTTCTGCttaaatcataaaatacaaTTAATACAATTACTTAAATACaattaattttgatttcagAATAGGTTGGGCAAGGTCGAGTTTAGGAGattaacagagagagagagagagagggagggagggagagatggacagagagaatgaaagaatggAAGAAGGG from Lytechinus pictus isolate F3 Inbred chromosome 2, Lp3.0, whole genome shotgun sequence carries:
- the LOC129282840 gene encoding uncharacterized protein LOC129282840; its protein translation is MASSIAIVKVPNMNCELCRRTIEIELSKIPGVKVVKSSLPARVIRVTYDDQLIGHDVITDAIDELGYIVGKVESFASPVSTNVRSRNEIAPASPVSEKPDDKISAVANFQTEFKENEVEAPTCDTFNLIIKVEGKVIRGNQLPACILEKVRECPGIMNATVNQEGTLTVVHDPGRKSMKKYVMDLIAKLGYGSEGSIAGMSRQSRRKHEKGTTEELQNLLVFGKQTKRLCFFFLFPD